From Streptomyces durmitorensis, a single genomic window includes:
- a CDS encoding pyridoxal phosphate-dependent aminotransferase — protein MADAGNVTALFRASTAHSPSYSALNRAAADGGRPLVDFCIPCNPYFPTTEMYEELGGRLRDILTYYPSGADTIAAELSAVLGLNPQTVVMGNGSTELITWIDHLLVRDALAVPVPTFGRWTDQSMETGKRVDMYLLPEADGFVLDPAAYVDFVRARGSRTAVICNPNNPDGGLLPRRSVLALLDALQDLDLVVVDESFLEFADAGPESSVADEAVLRPNVIVLRSLGKNFGLHGVRFGYLVANPGLAGRVRAALPKWNLNSFAETVVFMLKQHRHAYDLSLRQVRRDRQEMIWHLGRLPGLTSYPSQGNFVYVRLPDGVDGAVLRDRLLAEHGILVRECGNKIGSSSRFLRLVVRPPVDVEHLVIGLEKVLYATGDAGLLPVPYGSGNPAVDRLVMRA, from the coding sequence ATGGCAGACGCGGGCAACGTCACCGCCCTCTTCCGCGCGTCGACCGCGCACAGCCCCTCGTACTCCGCGCTGAACAGGGCGGCGGCGGACGGCGGACGGCCGCTCGTCGACTTCTGCATCCCGTGCAATCCGTACTTCCCGACGACCGAGATGTACGAGGAGCTCGGCGGGCGGCTGCGGGACATCCTCACCTACTACCCGAGCGGCGCCGACACCATCGCGGCCGAGCTCAGTGCCGTGCTCGGGCTCAATCCGCAGACCGTCGTGATGGGCAACGGTTCGACCGAACTCATCACCTGGATCGACCACTTGCTGGTGCGCGACGCGCTCGCTGTGCCCGTGCCGACCTTCGGGCGGTGGACCGACCAGTCGATGGAGACCGGCAAGCGGGTGGACATGTACCTGCTTCCGGAGGCCGACGGCTTCGTGCTCGATCCGGCGGCCTACGTCGACTTCGTGCGCGCCCGCGGCTCCCGCACCGCGGTCATCTGCAACCCCAACAACCCGGACGGAGGTCTGCTTCCGCGCCGCTCCGTGCTCGCGCTGCTGGACGCGCTGCAGGATCTCGACCTGGTCGTCGTCGACGAGTCGTTCCTCGAGTTCGCCGACGCGGGGCCGGAGTCGAGCGTCGCCGACGAGGCGGTGCTTCGCCCCAATGTCATCGTGCTGCGCAGCCTCGGCAAGAACTTCGGGCTGCACGGCGTGCGCTTCGGCTATCTCGTCGCCAATCCGGGCCTGGCGGGACGGGTGCGGGCCGCACTGCCGAAGTGGAACCTCAACTCCTTCGCGGAGACAGTGGTGTTCATGCTGAAGCAGCACCGCCACGCCTACGACCTGAGTCTGCGTCAGGTGCGCCGCGACCGCCAGGAGATGATCTGGCACCTCGGGCGGCTTCCCGGGCTCACCAGCTATCCCTCGCAGGGCAACTTCGTGTACGTGCGGCTGCCCGACGGCGTCGACGGAGCGGTCCTGCGGGACCGGCTGCTCGCGGAGCACGGCATCCTGGTCCGCGAGTGCGGCAACAAGATCGGCAGCTCCAGCCGCTTCCTGCGCCTGGTCGTGCGTCCGCCGGTCGACGTGGAGCACCTGGTGATCGGTCTTGAGAAGGTGCTGTACGCGACCGGGGACGCCGGACTCCTGCCGGTCCCCTACGGCTCGGGGAACCCCGCGGTGGACCGCCTGGTGATGCGGGCCTGA
- a CDS encoding DUF1097 domain-containing protein, which yields MRERLPHEIVASVLAGLTAFIGGNALHLPPWAIFISWAGTFLLGGPSLANAKRLWLAMPAGSTFALLIVLIEEHAATALGEGQFARNCMQALVILCVNSALMYVGRIKALSLIPGMFFGFASYFATFFGGFGYDPGNPWSAWVCVVAMNALGPVFAYLSMKLTFPVKETSDTTAATPATPAKASLPINHPSRPTG from the coding sequence ATGCGCGAACGCCTCCCCCATGAAATCGTCGCCTCCGTGCTCGCCGGACTCACGGCGTTCATCGGCGGCAACGCCCTCCATCTGCCGCCCTGGGCCATCTTCATCAGCTGGGCGGGGACCTTCCTGCTCGGCGGCCCGAGCCTGGCCAACGCCAAGCGGCTGTGGCTCGCGATGCCCGCGGGCTCGACGTTCGCCCTGCTCATCGTGCTCATCGAGGAGCACGCGGCGACGGCGCTCGGTGAGGGCCAGTTCGCCCGCAACTGCATGCAGGCGCTGGTGATCCTCTGCGTCAACAGCGCGCTGATGTACGTGGGCAGGATCAAGGCGCTGTCCCTGATCCCCGGCATGTTCTTCGGCTTCGCGAGCTACTTCGCCACGTTCTTCGGCGGCTTCGGGTACGACCCGGGCAACCCCTGGTCGGCGTGGGTCTGCGTCGTCGCGATGAACGCCCTCGGCCCGGTCTTCGCGTATCTGTCGATGAAGCTGACCTTCCCGGTGAAGGAGACTTCGGACACGACGGCTGCGACGCCTGCGACCCCGGCGAAGGCATCCCTGCCCATCAATCACCCCTCACGCCCCACCGGTTGA
- a CDS encoding amidohydrolase family protein, protein MADLILLDARVEDAAHPCDIVVTDGRITGLGDAPPGLTSDLEIDCAGRVVVPAFVEPHLHLDKALLDGVRANPDGTLAGAISVTGALKAGFTRDDVRDRARRVIESALLNGTTVIRAHPDVDPIAGLLGVEVLLELRGEYAHALDLQIVAFPQEGVLRSPGTEKLLRGALAAGADVIGGCTYNEATLDDCRAQVELVLDLAVEHGVPADLHADFGDDASDPRYALAEFIAAQTARRGLGGRVALGHMTSLAGRPPAERARATAALADAGVAVVPLPATDLHLGGRNDKAAIRRGVAPVRELWDAGVVTACSSNNIRNAFTPYGTVDQLDTALLLAQTGHLSGADDLGRVLRMVTHEAARVVGIADDYGVRLGARADLLVLDTTSYDDIVLDRPERAYVIKAGRVVARSIRTRELLGP, encoded by the coding sequence ATGGCTGATCTGATCCTGCTCGACGCGCGCGTCGAGGACGCGGCGCACCCCTGCGACATCGTCGTCACGGACGGCCGCATCACCGGCCTCGGCGACGCACCGCCCGGCCTGACCTCCGATCTGGAGATCGACTGCGCGGGCCGTGTCGTCGTCCCCGCGTTCGTCGAGCCACATCTCCACCTCGACAAGGCCCTCCTGGACGGGGTGCGCGCCAACCCGGACGGCACCCTCGCCGGGGCGATCTCCGTCACCGGCGCACTCAAGGCCGGCTTCACGCGTGACGACGTACGCGACAGGGCGCGCCGCGTCATCGAGTCGGCGCTCCTGAACGGCACCACCGTCATCCGGGCGCACCCCGACGTCGACCCGATCGCCGGCCTGCTCGGCGTGGAGGTGCTCCTGGAGCTGCGCGGCGAGTACGCGCACGCCCTCGACCTCCAGATCGTGGCGTTCCCCCAGGAGGGTGTCCTGCGCTCACCCGGCACGGAGAAACTGCTGCGTGGCGCGCTGGCCGCAGGGGCCGATGTCATCGGCGGCTGCACGTACAACGAGGCCACGCTCGACGACTGCCGCGCCCAGGTCGAGCTGGTCCTCGACCTGGCGGTCGAACACGGCGTCCCTGCCGATCTGCACGCCGACTTCGGCGACGACGCGTCCGACCCCCGGTACGCCCTGGCCGAGTTCATCGCCGCGCAGACCGCACGGCGCGGGCTCGGCGGCCGGGTCGCGCTCGGCCACATGACCTCGCTCGCGGGGCGCCCGCCCGCCGAACGGGCCCGCGCGACGGCGGCGCTCGCCGACGCGGGCGTGGCCGTGGTGCCGCTGCCCGCCACCGATCTGCACCTGGGCGGCAGGAACGACAAGGCGGCGATCCGCAGAGGTGTCGCCCCGGTGCGTGAGCTGTGGGACGCGGGCGTGGTCACGGCCTGCTCCTCCAACAACATCCGCAACGCCTTCACCCCGTACGGCACCGTCGACCAGCTCGACACCGCTCTGCTGCTCGCCCAGACCGGGCACCTCTCGGGTGCCGACGACCTCGGCCGGGTGCTGCGGATGGTGACCCACGAGGCGGCGCGCGTCGTGGGCATCGCGGACGACTACGGCGTACGGCTCGGTGCCCGCGCCGATCTGCTCGTCCTGGACACGACGTCGTACGACGACATCGTCCTCGACCGTCCCGAGCGGGCGTATGTGATCAAGGCCGGAAGGGTGGTGGCGCGCTCGATCCGGACCCGCGAACTGCTGGGCCCCTGA
- a CDS encoding acetamidase/formamidase family protein: MLLAAGQGPIDGAHYMEATEQNVLWGRLPCRETKAVLTVDSGDTVTFDTVSHEGILEDQGRDPVAFFGGYGVSERDVLPDARELAASAVARDPGADGPHVVLGPVRVRSAQPGDLLKVEILTLYRRADYGIVSTRHGHGALPGEFAEKGPEFTFCRADGDTGSIAYGVGRSVRFPLAPFLGILGVATDSDTTAHTVPPGAHGGNLDIRHLVTGSALYLPVQTEGAGFHTGDPHYAQGNGEVALTAFEAPLRATVRLTVVKQAATDLVARPFAETDTHWIPVGLHEDLDEAMRDAVRAALDFLTGRFGMERHAAYAYLSAAADFEISQVVDQVKGVHCLIRKSDFET; encoded by the coding sequence ATGCTGCTGGCAGCGGGGCAAGGCCCGATCGACGGCGCGCACTACATGGAGGCCACTGAACAGAACGTCCTCTGGGGCCGATTGCCGTGCCGCGAGACGAAGGCGGTCCTCACCGTCGACTCCGGTGACACGGTCACCTTCGACACGGTGTCGCATGAGGGCATCCTGGAGGACCAGGGCCGCGATCCGGTGGCGTTCTTCGGCGGGTACGGGGTTTCGGAGCGCGATGTCCTGCCCGACGCACGGGAGTTGGCCGCGTCCGCGGTCGCACGCGACCCGGGCGCCGACGGGCCCCACGTCGTCCTCGGGCCGGTGCGTGTCCGCTCGGCGCAGCCGGGTGATCTCCTCAAGGTGGAGATCCTCACCCTGTACCGCCGCGCCGACTACGGAATCGTCTCCACTCGGCACGGGCACGGCGCGCTGCCGGGTGAATTCGCCGAGAAGGGCCCGGAGTTCACCTTCTGCAGGGCCGACGGCGACACGGGTTCCATCGCGTACGGCGTCGGCCGCAGCGTCCGCTTCCCGCTCGCGCCGTTCCTCGGCATTCTCGGCGTGGCCACCGACTCCGACACGACGGCGCACACCGTGCCGCCCGGCGCGCACGGCGGGAACCTGGACATCCGGCACCTGGTCACCGGCAGCGCGCTCTACCTGCCCGTGCAGACCGAGGGCGCGGGCTTCCACACCGGCGATCCGCATTACGCGCAGGGCAACGGCGAGGTCGCGCTCACCGCGTTCGAGGCGCCGCTGCGGGCCACGGTCCGCCTCACGGTCGTCAAGCAGGCGGCGACGGACCTGGTGGCCCGCCCCTTCGCCGAGACCGACACGCACTGGATCCCCGTCGGCCTGCACGAGGATCTCGACGAGGCGATGCGGGACGCGGTCCGCGCGGCCCTGGACTTCCTCACCGGGCGCTTCGGGATGGAGCGGCACGCCGCGTACGCGTATCTCAGCGCCGCGGCCGACTTCGAGATCTCCCAGGTCGTGGACCAGGTCAAGGGCGTGCACTGCCTGATCCGCAAGTCCGACTTCGAGACCTGA
- a CDS encoding carbamate kinase produces the protein MTPRTAHRTAVVAIGGNALLRGGGHATIAEQFDAARRLAVPLAALAGTGRRLVITHGNGPQVGFIKRRSDLVADLAPELPPLDLDMCVADSQGSIGYILASALGGALPAERVTALVTHTLVDPDDPAFARPTKPIGAFYPQDVARVLAAEHGWSVAEDAGRGWRRVVPSPRPRRVLETEAVRTLSAAGFTVIAGGGGGIPLVRDADGGLRGVEAVIDKDLTSAWLAGELGAELLVITTGVDRVAVDFGRPTQRFLDRLGADEARLLLEAGQFPEGSMGPKIRAALEFLAGGPGREVLITSPEGLAAALGGKGGTRITTEGDTDAAGSGARPDRRRALHGGH, from the coding sequence ATGACTCCCCGAACAGCGCACCGTACGGCGGTGGTTGCCATCGGAGGCAACGCGCTGCTGCGGGGTGGCGGTCACGCCACCATCGCCGAACAGTTCGACGCCGCACGGCGCCTGGCCGTCCCGCTCGCCGCACTTGCGGGCACGGGACGGCGGCTCGTGATCACCCATGGCAACGGCCCTCAGGTCGGCTTCATCAAGCGCCGCTCGGATCTGGTAGCGGACCTGGCTCCCGAACTCCCGCCGCTCGACCTGGACATGTGTGTGGCGGACTCGCAGGGCAGCATCGGCTACATCCTGGCGAGCGCGCTCGGCGGAGCGCTGCCCGCCGAGCGGGTCACGGCGCTCGTCACCCACACCCTGGTGGACCCCGACGATCCGGCGTTCGCCCGACCGACCAAACCGATCGGTGCGTTCTACCCACAGGACGTGGCGCGCGTCCTCGCCGCCGAGCACGGCTGGAGCGTCGCCGAGGACGCGGGGCGCGGCTGGCGCCGGGTGGTTCCGTCGCCCCGGCCGCGCCGTGTCCTGGAGACGGAGGCGGTGCGCACGCTGTCGGCCGCCGGGTTCACGGTGATCGCCGGGGGCGGCGGCGGGATACCGCTCGTGAGGGATGCCGACGGCGGCCTCAGGGGCGTGGAGGCCGTCATCGACAAGGACCTCACCTCGGCGTGGCTCGCCGGGGAGCTGGGCGCGGAGCTGCTCGTCATCACGACGGGGGTGGACCGGGTCGCCGTCGACTTCGGGCGGCCGACCCAGCGGTTCCTGGACCGGCTCGGCGCGGACGAGGCCCGACTGCTGCTCGAAGCGGGGCAGTTCCCCGAGGGCAGCATGGGCCCGAAGATCCGGGCCGCCCTGGAGTTCTTGGCCGGCGGGCCCGGCCGCGAGGTGCTCATCACCTCGCCGGAGGGGCTCGCGGCGGCGCTGGGCGGCAAGGGAGGCACCCGGATCACCACAGAAGGAGACACTGATGCTGCTGGCAGCGGGGCAAGGCCCGATCGACGGCGCGCACTACATGGAGGCCACTGA
- a CDS encoding PucR family transcriptional regulator, with translation MTISGTGSAQDAPTAPGAGLTVREALALPCLGGARLVAGARGDGRRIRVVNIMEVPDIVRWMRGGELLLTTAYAVRDDTDALSALVPVLAERGLAGLGVKVGPYLPELPPDMLAAADELGFPIVKLPGAVMFNDILSEVIGTVLNRQALELERSRAIHERLTRVALSGGSYQELMNVLFELSGCAAAVRDEHGAIVASAGAPPAESPPTAARTIHVDGAPVGSVGLWTTADAGQGDAHQQVALEHATTVAATVAAQERAVTSRQQRYRALMLMELVSRPPRDRAETVRRAAAMGWNPHVPRAAVLVEVHDPSGGAPVTELSLEERLVPLVRGVVGADAVVWGSQSGLAMLVEPGDSLTGRCRAVHAAIAAARPAWDVVVAAGTVREDFADFHHSYEEAVETLTLGREVHGPDFVRGYTELGVYRLLGQLPDSELRRLVDDALGPLLDYDRLNEGSLVETLGAYLLHDRNGVTVAARLHVHYNTLRYRLRQIERLTGGLERHPMSRLQAELAVHARRMLAARDRG, from the coding sequence ATGACGATATCCGGGACCGGTTCCGCCCAGGACGCCCCGACCGCGCCCGGGGCGGGTCTGACCGTGCGCGAGGCCCTGGCCCTGCCCTGCCTCGGCGGTGCGCGCCTGGTGGCCGGGGCGCGCGGTGACGGCCGTCGTATCCGCGTGGTCAACATCATGGAAGTCCCCGACATCGTCCGCTGGATGCGCGGCGGTGAACTCCTCCTCACCACCGCCTACGCGGTGCGCGACGACACCGACGCGCTGTCCGCGCTCGTGCCGGTCCTCGCCGAGCGTGGCCTGGCCGGGCTCGGCGTGAAGGTCGGCCCCTACCTCCCCGAACTGCCCCCGGACATGCTGGCGGCGGCCGACGAACTCGGCTTCCCCATCGTGAAGCTGCCCGGCGCCGTGATGTTCAACGACATCCTCTCCGAGGTCATCGGCACCGTCCTGAACCGGCAGGCCCTGGAGCTCGAACGCTCCCGCGCCATCCACGAGCGGCTCACCCGGGTCGCGCTGAGCGGCGGCTCCTACCAGGAGCTGATGAACGTCCTGTTCGAACTCTCCGGCTGCGCGGCCGCCGTGCGCGACGAGCACGGCGCGATCGTCGCCTCGGCCGGTGCGCCGCCCGCCGAGAGCCCGCCCACCGCCGCCCGCACCATCCACGTCGACGGCGCGCCCGTGGGCAGCGTCGGACTGTGGACCACCGCCGACGCCGGGCAGGGGGACGCCCACCAGCAAGTGGCGCTCGAACACGCCACCACCGTCGCGGCCACCGTCGCGGCCCAGGAGCGGGCCGTCACCAGCCGGCAGCAGCGCTACCGGGCCCTGATGCTGATGGAACTGGTGTCCCGGCCGCCCCGCGACCGTGCGGAGACCGTGCGCCGCGCCGCCGCCATGGGCTGGAACCCGCATGTGCCGCGGGCCGCCGTCCTCGTCGAGGTGCACGACCCGTCAGGTGGCGCGCCGGTCACCGAACTCTCCCTGGAGGAGCGCCTGGTGCCGCTGGTGCGCGGCGTGGTGGGCGCGGACGCCGTCGTCTGGGGCAGCCAGAGCGGCCTCGCCATGCTCGTCGAGCCGGGCGACTCGCTCACCGGCCGCTGTCGCGCCGTGCACGCCGCCATCGCCGCCGCCCGTCCGGCCTGGGACGTCGTGGTCGCCGCGGGCACCGTCCGTGAGGACTTCGCGGACTTCCATCACAGCTACGAGGAGGCCGTGGAGACCCTGACCCTCGGCCGCGAGGTGCATGGCCCCGACTTCGTCCGCGGTTACACCGAACTCGGCGTCTACCGCCTGCTCGGCCAGCTGCCCGACAGCGAACTGCGCCGCCTCGTCGACGACGCCCTGGGACCGCTCCTCGACTACGACCGCCTCAACGAGGGCAGCCTCGTCGAGACCCTCGGCGCGTATCTGCTGCACGACCGCAACGGCGTCACGGTGGCCGCCCGCCTGCACGTCCACTACAACACCCTGCGCTACCGCCTGCGCCAGATCGAACGGCTCACCGGGGGCTTGGAGCGCCACCCGATGAGCCGTCTGCAGGCCGAACTCGCCGTTCACGCCCGCCGGATGCTGGCGGCCCGCGACCGCGGCTGA
- a CDS encoding purine-cytosine permease family protein → MPRTVSEATEDFAASRLPESERRSTLSITLVRMGFTVSATDLLYGMSLGLFFDFWTAVAIALGSSLVVSAVSVLCGLMGQRERVTTAIGMQLTFGRDGSRLPSLVIAVLSAGFVGYSTGITAGVLPGGDDPVTGLVYCVLLSAVYTALSIIGFGKGLTWVGRISVPLMLAAVLVAVVATVRHAGGLGAVLASDPVRGGEVTVLAMFALGVNKWMTGATVTPDITRFGRTPGTVWTTTLAEFVVGNFGFNMLGILIGLGVGLGDMGDAFAVVGVAGLAAVAVFVQGFPHEVNNMYAASLAGRSALGLPRLVVNVLAGLLGAGLAYYGLSAGILDAFLTYLGHLGYAIPLIPGILIADYFVVRRGRYDLDLAQVSRVNWRAMAAYFGGLGVNLWLGFGLGDELWHALPLTGALLYLALSARQIRAARDAAATAPAQPRSRAASIRRA, encoded by the coding sequence ATGCCCCGTACCGTCAGCGAGGCGACCGAGGACTTCGCCGCCTCCCGTCTGCCCGAGTCCGAACGCCGCTCGACCCTCTCCATCACGCTGGTGCGGATGGGCTTCACCGTGTCGGCGACCGATCTCCTCTACGGCATGTCGCTCGGCCTCTTCTTCGACTTCTGGACGGCCGTGGCGATCGCGCTCGGCTCGTCGCTCGTGGTCAGCGCGGTGTCGGTGCTGTGCGGCCTCATGGGTCAGCGCGAGCGCGTGACGACCGCGATCGGCATGCAGCTGACGTTCGGCAGGGACGGCAGCCGACTGCCGTCCCTGGTGATCGCCGTCCTGTCGGCGGGCTTCGTCGGCTACAGCACCGGCATCACCGCCGGTGTCCTGCCGGGCGGGGACGACCCGGTGACCGGACTCGTCTACTGCGTGCTGCTCAGCGCCGTCTACACCGCCCTGTCGATCATCGGCTTCGGCAAGGGCCTCACCTGGGTGGGCCGGATCAGCGTCCCGCTGATGCTGGCCGCCGTCCTCGTCGCGGTGGTCGCGACCGTGCGGCACGCGGGCGGCCTGGGCGCCGTCCTGGCGAGCGATCCGGTGCGCGGCGGCGAGGTCACCGTACTGGCGATGTTCGCGCTCGGGGTGAACAAGTGGATGACGGGCGCGACCGTCACGCCGGACATCACGCGGTTCGGCAGGACTCCGGGCACGGTGTGGACGACGACGCTCGCCGAGTTCGTCGTCGGCAACTTCGGCTTCAACATGCTCGGGATCCTGATCGGCCTCGGCGTCGGGCTCGGCGACATGGGCGACGCGTTCGCCGTCGTGGGAGTCGCGGGGCTCGCGGCCGTGGCCGTCTTCGTGCAGGGCTTTCCGCACGAGGTGAACAACATGTACGCGGCGAGCCTCGCCGGGCGGTCCGCGCTCGGTCTGCCACGGCTCGTGGTGAACGTCCTGGCTGGTCTCCTCGGCGCGGGTCTCGCGTACTACGGCCTGAGCGCCGGAATCCTGGACGCGTTCCTGACGTATCTGGGCCATCTCGGCTATGCGATCCCGCTGATCCCGGGCATCCTCATCGCCGACTACTTCGTGGTGCGGCGCGGTCGCTACGACCTCGATCTCGCCCAGGTGTCACGGGTCAACTGGCGTGCGATGGCGGCGTACTTCGGTGGGCTCGGCGTCAATCTGTGGCTCGGTTTCGGGCTCGGGGACGAGCTGTGGCACGCGCTGCCGCTGACCGGGGCCCTCCTCTATCTGGCCCTTTCGGCACGGCAGATCCGCGCGGCACGGGACGCGGCGGCGACCGCCCCGGCTCAGCCGCGGTCGCGGGCCGCCAGCATCCGGCGGGCGTGA
- the fdrA gene encoding acyl-CoA synthetase FdrA gives MVLRNAVHKDLYADSVALMRVAARLAERPGVLTASLVMGTPANQEVLDRAGMLAGEGRSAGPNDLIVAVSCSDEEGDAVAEAALADALAGLTEDGGPESGGPESDGPEEDLPLRSLAGAPADADLALISTPGAYATAEALKALRRGMHAFVFSDHVPVEDELMLKQEAASRGLLVMGPDCGTSLIDGVPLGFANAVRRGGVGLAGASGTGLQQVSCLLHAMGAGVSHLIGTGSRDLSADVGGLSMLGALDALAADPATDVVVLVSKPPAPEVAARVLERAAGTGKPVIACFLGWDGSGTAPPEVTLAPTLHEAARCAATLALGRPATAAAPPELPAPRAPRRWIRGLYAGGTFAYEAEWLLRPALGDIAREASGQVPAEVPRLPDGHVVLDLGDDAYTAGRPHPMIDPGVRTAYLRAALDDPTTAAVILDVVLGHGAAEDPAGEVARALTSHEGERPAVLTFVVGTDRDPQQLDLQERVLRDAGAVVVESGTIAAGVAARSLARAAEPAAEPAGARMGGGL, from the coding sequence ATGGTGCTGCGAAACGCCGTCCACAAGGATCTGTACGCCGATTCGGTCGCCCTGATGAGGGTGGCCGCACGCCTCGCCGAACGGCCGGGCGTCCTGACCGCGAGCCTGGTGATGGGCACTCCGGCCAACCAGGAGGTGCTCGACCGCGCGGGCATGCTGGCCGGTGAGGGCCGGAGCGCGGGGCCGAACGACCTGATCGTCGCGGTGAGTTGTTCCGACGAGGAGGGCGATGCCGTGGCGGAAGCCGCGCTCGCGGATGCGCTGGCCGGGCTGACCGAGGATGGCGGACCGGAGTCGGGCGGACCGGAGTCGGACGGCCCCGAGGAGGACCTGCCTCTGCGCTCCCTGGCGGGCGCGCCCGCGGACGCCGACCTGGCGCTGATCTCGACCCCGGGCGCGTACGCCACGGCTGAGGCGCTCAAGGCCCTGCGCCGAGGGATGCACGCCTTCGTCTTCAGCGACCACGTCCCGGTCGAGGACGAACTGATGCTCAAACAGGAAGCCGCGTCCCGGGGCTTGTTGGTGATGGGCCCGGACTGCGGCACGTCGCTCATCGACGGCGTCCCGCTGGGCTTCGCCAACGCCGTGCGCCGTGGCGGCGTGGGCCTCGCCGGGGCCTCCGGCACGGGGCTCCAGCAGGTGTCGTGTCTGCTGCACGCGATGGGCGCGGGCGTCAGCCACCTCATCGGCACCGGCAGCAGGGACCTGAGCGCCGATGTGGGCGGCCTTTCGATGCTGGGAGCCCTTGACGCCCTGGCCGCCGATCCGGCCACGGATGTCGTCGTGCTGGTGTCCAAACCGCCCGCGCCCGAGGTCGCGGCGCGGGTCCTGGAGCGCGCCGCCGGGACCGGAAAGCCGGTGATCGCCTGCTTCCTCGGCTGGGACGGCAGCGGCACCGCTCCACCGGAGGTGACACTGGCCCCCACCCTGCACGAGGCGGCACGGTGTGCGGCGACCCTGGCGCTCGGCCGCCCGGCAACAGCCGCGGCGCCGCCCGAACTCCCGGCCCCGCGCGCCCCGCGCCGCTGGATACGCGGCCTGTACGCAGGCGGAACCTTCGCGTACGAGGCGGAGTGGCTGTTGCGCCCCGCACTCGGCGACATCGCGCGCGAAGCGTCAGGCCAGGTACCGGCCGAGGTGCCGCGGCTGCCCGACGGGCACGTGGTCCTCGACCTGGGCGACGACGCGTACACGGCGGGCCGACCGCACCCGATGATCGACCCCGGGGTGCGCACCGCGTATCTGCGGGCGGCGTTGGACGACCCGACGACCGCTGCGGTGATCCTCGACGTGGTACTCGGCCACGGGGCGGCGGAGGATCCAGCGGGCGAGGTGGCGAGAGCGCTGACATCGCACGAGGGTGAACGCCCTGCCGTGCTGACGTTCGTGGTGGGGACCGATCGGGATCCCCAGCAACTAGACCTTCAGGAGCGGGTGTTGAGGGATGCGGGCGCGGTGGTCGTGGAGAGCGGAACCATCGCCGCCGGGGTGGCGGCGCGGTCCCTTGCGCGGGCTGCGGAACCGGCTGCGGAACCGGCCGGGGCGCGGATGGGAGGTGGCTTGTGA